DNA sequence from the Bacteroidota bacterium genome:
CCAAGCTCAGACCGTATATCGACGAGATGCGACGTTGTATTGCTGGCATTCTTGGCCTGTATGTTGATGAGGTGTCGGTAAAGGCAACAACCACTGAGCAGATGGGATTTGTAGGAACAGGTGAGGGGGTTGCAGCGCACGCTGTGTGTTTACTCTTGCCGGCATAACGCATTTCAGCATACCATTTCACGGCAGGGCCGTATTTATGGCAGAATTATTTGCAGACATTTTTAACTGGGTAGCCGCTTTGCCGCCTGTCTGGGCGTACGTCGTGATTTTTGTGATTGCGTATGGCGAAAACGTAGTGCCGCCCATTCCGGGAGATATGGTGGTGGTTTTTGGCGGATACCTGGCTGGCATTGGTGCCCTTAATTTCTTTATGGTATGGTCGTTGTCAACCTTGGGTGGGGCGCTTGGGTTTATGAGTATGTATGCGCTGGGGCATCGGATGGGCAATGCTGTCTACGACCCAAACCGGTTTCGCTGGCTGCCCAAGAAGCAACTTGAAAAGGCACGGGTTTGGGTTGCAAAGTGGGGGGGCTGGGTGATTGTTGCCAACCGGTTTCTGAGCGGCGCGCGTTCAGTTATCTCGCTCAGCGTTGGTATGGCTAAACGAAATGCGGCCCAGACAACGCTGCTTTCATCCATTAGTGCCCTGGTTTGGACAGGACTAATTATCTATGGCGGTTATGCTGTCGGAGAGAATTGGCAGGTTGTTGGTGAATACATCCGGGTATGGGGTGTTTTTGTGTTGGCCCTGATGGCTGTTGGGGCATTGATATGGTTTGGACGCAAGTTTTGGTTGAAGCGAAAAACGGCTTCAGGAAACGGCTCGGAAACAGGAGGCTAGGGGTGTGATTTCGCCTTTTTTATGGCTGA
Encoded proteins:
- a CDS encoding DedA family protein; its protein translation is MAELFADIFNWVAALPPVWAYVVIFVIAYGENVVPPIPGDMVVVFGGYLAGIGALNFFMVWSLSTLGGALGFMSMYALGHRMGNAVYDPNRFRWLPKKQLEKARVWVAKWGGWVIVANRFLSGARSVISLSVGMAKRNAAQTTLLSSISALVWTGLIIYGGYAVGENWQVVGEYIRVWGVFVLALMAVGALIWFGRKFWLKRKTASGNGSETGG